Within Sphingobium sp. SCG-1, the genomic segment ATATTGCTCCGTTCGGGCATGAAGGCGCGGCTTGGGTGCGCATAGCGGAATAGATCGACGCAGCGAAAGGGACAGCGCGTGACCATCACGATGTACGGCATCAAGAACTGCGACACGATCAAGAAGGCGCGAACGTGGCTGGAAGGGCGTGAGGTGGCCTATGCATTTCACGACTACAAGCAGTCCGGGATCGACTCGGACACCCTGCGTCGATGGATCGATGAGCATGGTTGGGAAGTGATTCTCAATCGAGCGGGAACGACATTCCGGGGCCTTCCCGAAGCGGACAAACAGAATATCGAT encodes:
- a CDS encoding ArsC family reductase, with product MYGIKNCDTIKKARTWLEGREVAYAFHDYKQSGIDSDTLRRWIDEHGWEVILNRAGTTFRGLPEADKQNIDTEKAVALMVANPSMVKRPVLDLGDRRLVGFKPDAYAQAFA